From a single Armatimonadota bacterium genomic region:
- a CDS encoding 2-oxoacid:ferredoxin oxidoreductase subunit beta produces MMPHILCPGCGHGIVLQALLRAVASLELDPDRVAVVAGIGCSSRLAGYVDFCTLHATHGRAPAFATGLKLARPELTVIVITGDGDGLAIGGNHLIHAARRNIDLLCLLFNNAVYGMTGGQVAPTTPQGSRATTAPRGNPEPPFDACRLMIAAGATFVARGLAYEPLTLQHLCMEGLRHPGFAFIDVLSDCPEFFGRYNRLGRGPEMLLSQKRRTTAVGPLLARKPALEGAQVATAPALPTGVLHRETRPEFTRLLLAQQGEGFP; encoded by the coding sequence ATGATGCCGCACATCCTCTGCCCCGGCTGCGGACACGGTATCGTCCTGCAGGCGCTGCTGCGGGCGGTGGCCAGCCTGGAGCTGGACCCCGACCGTGTGGCGGTGGTGGCCGGGATCGGCTGCAGCAGCCGCCTGGCCGGCTATGTGGACTTCTGCACGCTTCACGCCACCCACGGCCGTGCGCCCGCCTTCGCCACCGGGCTGAAGCTGGCGCGGCCGGAGCTGACCGTGATCGTGATCACCGGGGACGGGGATGGACTGGCCATCGGGGGCAACCACCTCATCCACGCCGCCCGGCGGAACATCGACCTGCTGTGCCTGCTTTTTAACAACGCGGTCTACGGCATGACCGGCGGCCAGGTGGCTCCCACGACGCCGCAGGGGAGTCGCGCCACCACCGCGCCGCGGGGGAACCCCGAGCCGCCGTTTGACGCCTGCCGGCTGATGATCGCCGCCGGCGCCACCTTTGTCGCCCGCGGCCTGGCCTATGAGCCCCTGACCCTGCAGCACCTGTGCATGGAGGGCTTGCGGCATCCGGGCTTCGCCTTCATCGACGTCCTGAGCGACTGCCCGGAGTTCTTCGGGCGGTACAACCGCCTGGGCAGGGGACCGGAGATGCTGCTCTCGCAGAAGCGGCGCACCACGGCCGTGGGACCGTTGCTGGCGCGGAAGCCGGCACTGGAGGGGGCCCAGGTGGCCACCGCTCCCGCCCTGCCCACCGGGGTACTCCACCGCGAGACCCGACCGGAGTTTACCCGGTTACTGCTGGCGCAACAGGGGGAGGGTTTCCCGTGA
- a CDS encoding ABC transporter substrate-binding protein — translation MRRLGWVSRVATVLTLLMMAHLPVSGGAAVHQVRIAVGPPNVLGYLPLYMAKGLGYFTDLERKRNIKVDLVDFRGGSEAATALIGGDVDFATVTLTHVIKAHEAGKDLKFLLTFFNAQTMAMIVQADLDVTSPAQLRGRRIGITSLGSATHMQARHILAAHQVDPDAVQYVPVGGPPTARAAWQRKAVDAMVYLDPLITTLVDGRMARLIYDVRTLEGTVRLYGAPHISSGLLTRPEVIARDPETVQQVVGAFVCTLRWLRIQRTRPEEIARNLPAGLDWSPAVIRANLGGLSADGRVLPDAVQTVISFLKRDGLLVAGFAVPLDRLVNDTFVRRAILSGGCP, via the coding sequence ATGCGCAGGCTCGGGTGGGTGTCCCGTGTGGCCACGGTTCTGACGCTGCTGATGATGGCTCACCTGCCGGTGAGCGGCGGCGCCGCGGTGCACCAGGTGCGGATCGCGGTCGGCCCGCCCAACGTGCTGGGATATCTGCCCCTGTACATGGCGAAGGGCCTCGGCTACTTCACGGACCTGGAACGGAAGCGAAACATCAAAGTCGACCTGGTCGACTTTCGTGGAGGGAGTGAGGCCGCCACGGCCTTGATCGGCGGTGATGTGGACTTCGCCACGGTGACACTGACGCACGTGATCAAGGCTCACGAAGCCGGCAAGGACCTCAAGTTTCTGCTCACCTTCTTCAACGCGCAGACCATGGCCATGATCGTGCAGGCGGATCTGGACGTGACCTCGCCCGCGCAGCTGCGCGGCCGGCGCATCGGGATTACCAGCCTGGGGTCGGCCACCCACATGCAGGCCCGGCACATCCTGGCCGCCCACCAGGTGGACCCCGACGCGGTCCAGTACGTGCCCGTGGGCGGCCCGCCCACAGCGCGGGCGGCCTGGCAGCGCAAGGCGGTCGATGCCATGGTGTACCTCGATCCATTGATCACGACGCTGGTCGACGGACGCATGGCCCGGCTGATCTACGACGTCCGGACGTTGGAGGGGACGGTGCGGCTCTACGGCGCGCCGCACATCAGCAGCGGCCTCCTGACCCGGCCCGAGGTCATCGCCCGGGACCCGGAGACCGTGCAGCAGGTGGTGGGCGCCTTCGTCTGTACCCTGCGCTGGCTGCGCATCCAGCGCACCCGTCCCGAAGAGATTGCCCGCAATCTTCCCGCCGGGCTCGACTGGTCGCCGGCGGTGATCCGGGCGAACCTGGGAGGTCTCTCCGCCGACGGCCGGGTCCTCCCCGACGCCGTGCAAACTGTCATCTCCTTCCTCAAGCGGGACGGACTGCTCGTCGCCGGGTTCGCCGTGCCGCTGGACCGCCTGGTCAACGACACGTTCGTGCGGCGGGCGATCCTGAGCGGGGGGTGTCCGTGA
- a CDS encoding enoyl-CoA hydratase-related protein produces MTEPVLWEQRGRVVILTLNRPEALNAMTPQLLDLLEAHLARIEQDPEVRAVVLTGSGEKAFCVGADLKARQQEFAAMEAGDPFAQRVERVFGHIESLPRPVIAAINGYCLGGGLELALTADLRIAAAEARFGFPEAKVGSMPGAGGTQRLPRLVGPARAKELMFLAEHIDAETALRLGLVNRVVPRAELMEATLELARAIGQRAPLSIQAIKAAVNRAMDVPLAEGLAFERERFAVLRTSEDRKEGIAAFLEKREPQFVGR; encoded by the coding sequence TTGACGGAGCCTGTGCTCTGGGAGCAACGCGGACGGGTGGTGATCCTGACGCTGAACCGGCCGGAGGCACTTAACGCCATGACGCCGCAGCTCCTGGACCTGCTGGAGGCGCACCTGGCGCGCATCGAGCAGGATCCGGAGGTCCGCGCGGTGGTCCTCACCGGCAGCGGGGAGAAGGCCTTCTGCGTGGGCGCCGACCTGAAGGCCCGGCAGCAGGAGTTCGCCGCCATGGAGGCGGGAGACCCCTTTGCCCAGCGGGTGGAGCGGGTCTTCGGACACATAGAGAGTCTGCCCCGGCCGGTGATCGCGGCCATCAACGGTTACTGCCTGGGCGGCGGGCTGGAGCTGGCGCTGACCGCGGACCTGCGGATTGCCGCCGCCGAAGCCCGCTTCGGGTTTCCCGAGGCCAAGGTGGGCAGCATGCCGGGGGCCGGCGGGACGCAGCGGCTGCCGCGGCTGGTGGGGCCGGCGCGGGCCAAGGAGCTGATGTTCCTGGCGGAGCACATCGATGCCGAGACTGCCCTGCGCCTGGGGCTGGTCAACCGGGTAGTGCCGCGGGCGGAACTGATGGAGGCCACCCTGGAGCTGGCCCGCGCCATCGGCCAGCGGGCACCTCTGTCCATTCAGGCCATCAAGGCGGCGGTGAACCGGGCCATGGACGTGCCGCTGGCCGAGGGGCTGGCCTTCGAGCGGGAGCGGTTCGCCGTCCTGCGTACCAGCGAGGACCGCAAGGAAGGCATCGCCGCGTTCCTGGAAAAGCGCGAGCCGCAGTTCGTCGGCCGCTAG
- a CDS encoding SDR family NAD(P)-dependent oxidoreductase, whose protein sequence is MGVAGRVAIVTGSGQGIGEGIARRLSADGAKVVVNDIFPEKVDRVTGVLREAGGEALGVVADVSQDAGAKALVARAQEAFGRVDILVNNVGIARDTYLTKMAEADWDEVLRVNLKSQFLCCRAAVPLMMEQKYGRIINISSRAWLGNPGQVNYAAAKGGVISLTRTLALELAKFGITVNAIAPALIDTPLFRGLKEEIQERLLKTVPVGRIGTPADVAQAVAFFAADESSYITGQTLYVCGGRSLGAA, encoded by the coding sequence ATGGGGGTTGCTGGTCGGGTGGCCATTGTCACCGGATCTGGGCAGGGGATCGGCGAGGGTATCGCCCGCCGCCTGAGTGCCGATGGAGCCAAAGTCGTCGTCAACGACATCTTCCCGGAGAAGGTGGACCGCGTGACCGGGGTGCTGCGAGAGGCAGGTGGGGAGGCCCTGGGCGTGGTGGCCGACGTGAGCCAGGATGCCGGCGCGAAGGCGCTGGTGGCCCGCGCGCAGGAGGCGTTTGGGCGGGTGGACATCCTGGTGAATAACGTGGGCATCGCCCGGGACACGTACCTGACCAAGATGGCGGAGGCGGACTGGGACGAGGTGCTGCGGGTTAACCTCAAGTCCCAGTTCCTCTGCTGCCGCGCTGCCGTGCCCCTGATGATGGAGCAGAAATACGGGCGGATCATCAACATCTCCTCGCGGGCCTGGCTGGGCAACCCAGGGCAGGTCAACTACGCCGCGGCCAAAGGCGGCGTGATCAGCCTGACCCGCACCCTGGCCCTGGAGCTGGCCAAGTTCGGCATCACCGTCAACGCCATCGCTCCGGCGCTGATCGACACGCCGCTGTTCCGCGGTCTGAAGGAAGAGATCCAGGAGCGACTGCTCAAGACGGTGCCGGTGGGGCGGATCGGCACCCCGGCGGACGTGGCCCAGGCGGTGGCCTTCTTCGCCGCAGACGAGTCGTCTTACATCACGGGGCAGACCCTCTATGTCTGCGGCGGGCGCAGCCTGGGTGCCGCGTAG
- a CDS encoding Zn-ribbon domain-containing OB-fold protein — MVEVTETGRSGVVPVHPDVFAGELEGEPQLVGSRCRQCGARFFPRRGVCARCLSAEVEVVPLGRVGTLHTYTVVYQSTPEFPTPYILAYVDLPEGVRLLAPLAGVPVDQVRIGMPLRLQVEPLRTDAAGRTVLGYRLYAHGGGA; from the coding sequence GTGGTTGAAGTCACAGAAACCGGTCGAAGCGGGGTCGTCCCCGTCCATCCCGACGTCTTCGCCGGGGAACTGGAGGGGGAACCACAGCTGGTGGGGAGCCGCTGCCGGCAGTGCGGCGCGCGCTTCTTTCCCCGCCGCGGGGTCTGCGCGCGCTGCCTGTCGGCCGAGGTGGAGGTCGTGCCGCTTGGCCGGGTCGGCACCCTCCACACGTACACCGTCGTCTACCAGTCCACGCCCGAGTTCCCCACGCCCTACATCCTGGCCTACGTCGACCTGCCCGAGGGGGTGCGGCTGCTGGCTCCGCTGGCGGGGGTTCCGGTGGACCAGGTGCGGATCGGCATGCCGCTGCGCCTGCAGGTGGAGCCGCTGCGCACCGACGCCGCAGGGCGCACGGTCCTGGGGTATCGCCTGTACGCCCATGGAGGTGGGGCATGA
- a CDS encoding ABC transporter permease: MVGANSPAPARRRRAAHALVLLSLLAAWEGGVRAGLLDPFYTSAPLPVLTTVLRWIASGYVFEHVFATLAVTLAGLAGGVLLGVAAGFALAFLRGLEAIASPFLAAGNAMPRIILYPLMVLWLGFGPLSRIVLVASLVVFPALLTTHSAIRQVDAEIVRNARVLGARGLGLIRHIYMPAVALWIFRTIRVTMGFALAGAIVGEYVGAVRGMGMVIAFAQSMFRARDVMAGTAVLLAVIWLIDLGLRAAENAAARWRLSEVV; the protein is encoded by the coding sequence ATGGTCGGCGCTAACTCCCCGGCCCCGGCGCGGCGCCGCCGGGCGGCCCACGCTCTGGTGCTCCTGTCCCTGCTGGCTGCCTGGGAGGGCGGCGTCCGCGCAGGTCTCCTGGACCCGTTCTATACGAGCGCACCGCTGCCGGTCCTGACGACCGTGCTCCGGTGGATTGCCTCGGGGTACGTCTTTGAGCACGTGTTCGCCACGCTGGCAGTGACCCTGGCCGGCCTGGCCGGTGGGGTGCTCCTGGGGGTCGCCGCCGGGTTTGCCCTGGCGTTCCTGCGGGGATTGGAGGCGATCGCCTCCCCCTTCCTGGCGGCGGGCAACGCCATGCCCCGGATCATCCTGTATCCGCTGATGGTGCTGTGGCTGGGATTTGGTCCGCTCTCGCGTATCGTCCTGGTGGCCTCCCTCGTGGTCTTCCCCGCCCTTCTCACCACCCATTCCGCTATCCGCCAGGTGGATGCGGAGATCGTGCGCAACGCGCGCGTCCTCGGCGCACGCGGTCTTGGCCTGATCCGTCACATCTACATGCCGGCTGTGGCCCTGTGGATTTTCCGCACCATCAGGGTGACCATGGGCTTCGCCCTGGCCGGGGCCATCGTCGGCGAGTATGTGGGCGCCGTGCGCGGGATGGGTATGGTCATCGCCTTCGCCCAGTCCATGTTCCGAGCACGCGACGTCATGGCGGGGACGGCGGTGCTGCTGGCCGTGATTTGGCTCATCGACCTGGGGCTCCGGGCGGCTGAGAACGCGGCGGCCCGGTGGCGTCTTTCGGAGGTGGTCTAG
- a CDS encoding 2-oxoacid:acceptor oxidoreductase family protein, giving the protein MIAVRIAGSGGQGIQLAGVVLAEAAIAAGWNAACTQTYGPESRGGASRCDVVLDRGEIYFPQARHPDVLVALSADACRSFLPDVRAGGLVLCDAAAMVETPPPHLHCRALPIVETARAVGTTLVANAVALGALCALMDLMPVDVLARALATRRPEPQNQRALQAGFSLGQAARADGAALAGEGGR; this is encoded by the coding sequence GTGATCGCTGTCCGGATCGCCGGGAGCGGCGGACAGGGCATCCAGCTTGCCGGCGTCGTCCTGGCCGAGGCCGCCATCGCCGCAGGCTGGAACGCGGCCTGCACGCAGACCTACGGGCCCGAGTCCCGCGGCGGGGCCAGCCGCTGCGATGTCGTCTTGGACCGCGGGGAGATCTACTTCCCGCAGGCGCGCCACCCGGATGTGCTGGTGGCGCTGTCGGCGGATGCCTGCCGCTCCTTTCTCCCCGACGTCAGGGCCGGCGGGCTGGTGCTCTGCGATGCCGCAGCCATGGTGGAGACGCCCCCCCCACACCTGCACTGCCGCGCGCTTCCCATCGTGGAGACGGCCCGCGCCGTGGGCACTACCCTGGTGGCCAACGCGGTGGCGCTGGGCGCGCTGTGCGCTCTGATGGATCTCATGCCTGTGGACGTCCTGGCCCGAGCCCTGGCCACGCGCCGGCCCGAGCCACAAAATCAGAGGGCGCTGCAGGCGGGCTTCTCCCTGGGGCAGGCGGCCCGGGCAGACGGCGCGGCGCTGGCAGGGGAGGGTGGGAGATGA
- a CDS encoding TetR/AcrR family transcriptional regulator, with protein MKPQRGENDTRARILRAAAAQFHARGFEGTRMHQIAAAAGIRKSSLYHHFRGKQELLFEILRHTVEMALAGLREIADADLPATERLRLAVRHHVTSLVEDLDNVACFVEEGRALAPQHREAYIAQRDTYEGYFRRIIEEGAAQGEFDPVDVRLAGFAILGMCNWMARWYRPDGPNTPEEVADRFADLAVAALGGRHSAPVAAKVR; from the coding sequence ATGAAGCCGCAGCGGGGCGAGAACGACACCCGGGCCCGGATCCTGCGGGCCGCGGCTGCCCAGTTTCACGCCCGCGGGTTCGAGGGCACCCGGATGCACCAGATCGCCGCCGCTGCCGGCATCCGCAAGAGCAGCCTCTACCACCACTTCCGCGGCAAGCAGGAACTGCTCTTCGAGATCCTGCGGCACACCGTGGAGATGGCCCTGGCCGGGCTGCGGGAGATTGCCGACGCCGACCTTCCGGCCACGGAGCGGCTGCGCCTGGCCGTGCGACACCACGTCACCAGCCTGGTGGAGGACCTGGACAACGTGGCCTGCTTTGTGGAGGAGGGCCGGGCCCTGGCCCCGCAGCACCGGGAGGCCTACATCGCCCAGCGGGATACGTACGAAGGGTACTTCCGCCGGATCATCGAGGAAGGGGCGGCGCAGGGGGAGTTCGACCCGGTGGACGTCCGCCTGGCCGGGTTCGCCATCCTCGGCATGTGCAACTGGATGGCCCGCTGGTACCGTCCCGACGGGCCTAACACGCCGGAGGAGGTGGCCGACCGGTTCGCCGACCTGGCGGTGGCGGCGCTGGGAGGCCGGCACAGCGCGCCAGTAGCGGCAAAGGTGCGCTGA
- a CDS encoding CoA transferase encodes MSGGALQGIRVLDLSQGAAGPICTMVLGDLGADVVKVEPPGGEWGRTLGPPFVRGVAAAFLGMNRNKRSIVVDLKRPGGAEVVCRLAAAADVFVESFRPGVTTRLGIDYDALSARVPRLIYCAITAFGDRGPWRDKPGVDGIVQAASGLMSVTGTADGPPTKVGVPAADMVGGHLAAEAILAALLARDRTGRGQRVEVSLLDALLAFQAVPLSMYLASGQPPARLGSAAPYAAPNEAFPTRDGHIMVAAYSPQRWIRLCEVLAHPELATDPRFASNADRVRHRGELHRILAEIFRQRSTAEWLEDLEAADILCGPLLTYPELVGHPQVAASEMILELSHPALGSARVPGIPHRLQQTPGTLRLPPPLPGEHTVEVLRVAGFSPGEIDRLVAEGVVEVHAATAAAAEAT; translated from the coding sequence ATGTCAGGCGGGGCGCTGCAGGGTATCCGGGTGCTCGACCTCTCGCAGGGAGCTGCGGGCCCCATCTGCACCATGGTGCTGGGCGACCTGGGCGCCGACGTGGTGAAGGTGGAGCCCCCGGGCGGGGAGTGGGGGCGCACGCTGGGTCCGCCCTTTGTCCGGGGGGTGGCAGCGGCCTTCCTGGGGATGAACCGCAACAAGCGCAGCATCGTGGTGGACCTGAAGCGTCCCGGCGGGGCGGAGGTGGTCTGCCGTCTGGCGGCCGCCGCCGACGTCTTCGTGGAGAGCTTCCGCCCCGGGGTGACCACGCGGCTGGGTATCGACTACGACGCCCTGAGCGCACGTGTCCCCCGCCTGATCTATTGCGCCATCACCGCCTTCGGCGACCGCGGTCCCTGGAGGGACAAGCCGGGCGTGGACGGGATCGTGCAGGCGGCCAGCGGGCTGATGAGCGTCACGGGGACCGCAGATGGTCCGCCGACCAAGGTGGGCGTTCCCGCGGCGGACATGGTGGGCGGCCACCTGGCGGCGGAGGCGATTCTGGCCGCCCTGCTGGCGCGCGACCGCACCGGCCGGGGGCAGCGGGTGGAGGTCTCGCTCCTGGACGCGCTCCTGGCCTTCCAGGCCGTGCCGCTTTCCATGTATCTGGCCTCGGGCCAGCCGCCGGCGCGCCTGGGGTCGGCCGCTCCCTACGCGGCCCCCAACGAAGCGTTTCCCACGCGTGACGGCCACATCATGGTCGCCGCCTACTCTCCGCAGCGGTGGATCCGGCTGTGTGAGGTGCTGGCGCACCCGGAGCTGGCTACGGATCCCCGCTTCGCCAGCAACGCCGACCGCGTGCGGCACCGCGGGGAACTGCACCGGATCCTCGCGGAGATCTTCCGGCAGCGGTCGACGGCGGAGTGGCTGGAGGATCTGGAGGCGGCGGACATCCTCTGCGGGCCGTTGCTGACCTATCCGGAGCTGGTGGGCCACCCGCAGGTGGCGGCCAGCGAGATGATCCTGGAGCTCTCGCACCCTGCCCTGGGCAGCGCGCGCGTTCCGGGGATCCCGCACCGTCTGCAGCAGACCCCCGGCACACTGCGCCTGCCGCCTCCGCTGCCCGGGGAGCACACCGTGGAGGTCCTGCGCGTGGCCGGCTTCTCCCCCGGGGAGATCGACCGGCTGGTGGCAGAGGGAGTGGTCGAGGTACACGCCGCTACGGCGGCTGCGGCGGAGGCCACGTAA
- a CDS encoding ABC transporter ATP-binding protein, with protein sequence MRAPLATMAARRPTDVPAIELTGLSKRFQTAEGTVQAIERVTFAVASGDFVCLVGPSGCGKSTLLNIIAGLLPASAGEVRICGEPGGSVRPDRIGYVFQRDALLPWKTALQNVMLPLLLRGVPPAESRETARHWVHKVGLAGFEHHYPSQLSGGMRKRIALAMTMVYRPSIILMDEPFAALDVQTRNLMENELLALWAETGSAILFVTHDLEEAIALADRIVVLTAAPARVRCEYPVPLERPRDVAEIRTTSAFLDIYRHIWRDLREEVAASHGRR encoded by the coding sequence ATGAGGGCACCTCTTGCCACCATGGCAGCGCGCCGGCCGACGGATGTCCCGGCCATCGAACTCACGGGACTTTCCAAGCGCTTCCAGACCGCGGAAGGGACGGTGCAGGCCATCGAGCGCGTGACCTTCGCCGTTGCTTCCGGGGACTTTGTCTGCCTGGTGGGGCCGTCCGGATGCGGCAAGTCTACCCTGCTCAACATCATCGCCGGTCTGCTCCCCGCTTCCGCGGGGGAGGTGCGGATCTGCGGCGAACCCGGCGGGAGCGTTCGGCCGGATCGCATCGGCTACGTCTTCCAGCGTGACGCGCTGCTGCCCTGGAAGACGGCGCTCCAGAACGTCATGCTGCCGCTGCTCCTGCGGGGCGTCCCGCCGGCGGAGAGCCGCGAGACCGCCCGGCACTGGGTCCACAAGGTCGGGCTGGCCGGTTTTGAGCACCACTACCCGTCTCAGCTCTCCGGCGGGATGCGCAAGCGCATCGCGCTGGCCATGACCATGGTCTACCGCCCCTCCATCATCCTCATGGACGAGCCCTTCGCTGCCCTGGACGTCCAGACGCGCAACCTGATGGAGAACGAGCTGCTGGCGCTGTGGGCGGAGACGGGCAGTGCCATCCTCTTCGTCACCCACGACCTGGAAGAGGCCATCGCGCTGGCCGACCGGATCGTGGTGCTGACGGCGGCGCCCGCCCGCGTCCGGTGCGAGTACCCCGTTCCCCTGGAGCGCCCCCGGGATGTGGCCGAGATCCGGACCACCAGCGCGTTCCTGGACATCTACCGCCACATCTGGCGGGACCTGCGCGAGGAGGTGGCGGCCAGCCATGGTCGGCGCTAA
- a CDS encoding ABC transporter permease — MRRTGIPAVAAVRAAQAAIVGGLLVGWEVGVRRGWLSAEFLSRPTAVGAVLVEWIRSGFLWPHLAATLQAAIAGLALGLVLGAALGFLAMFVPAVGEMIEPAMSTLNAVPRVVFYPLLVLWLGLGMASKVGLVVTIVAFVGYFTTVGAVREVDRLLLAQVRILGASPGATLRHLYLPATLAWMVTSLRTSVGLAFIGAILGEYLGSMRGMGNIIMGAQNLFQTPQVMAGLVLTLGLAGAVDTILAHLEGRWSAWRRAPQT; from the coding sequence GTGAGGCGGACGGGCATCCCTGCGGTCGCCGCCGTGCGCGCGGCGCAGGCCGCCATCGTCGGCGGTCTCCTGGTCGGCTGGGAGGTGGGCGTGCGCCGGGGCTGGCTGTCGGCGGAGTTCCTGAGCCGGCCCACCGCCGTGGGGGCGGTGCTGGTGGAGTGGATCAGGAGCGGGTTCCTCTGGCCCCACCTGGCGGCGACGCTCCAGGCCGCGATTGCCGGCCTGGCCCTGGGGCTCGTCCTCGGCGCGGCGCTGGGCTTTCTGGCCATGTTCGTGCCAGCCGTGGGGGAGATGATCGAGCCGGCCATGAGCACCCTCAACGCCGTGCCCCGCGTCGTCTTCTACCCGCTGCTGGTGCTGTGGCTCGGTCTCGGCATGGCCTCGAAGGTGGGCCTCGTCGTGACCATCGTGGCGTTCGTGGGCTACTTCACCACCGTCGGGGCGGTGCGCGAGGTAGACCGGCTCCTGCTGGCGCAGGTACGCATTCTGGGCGCGTCGCCGGGGGCCACCCTCCGCCACCTCTACCTCCCCGCCACCCTGGCCTGGATGGTGACCAGCCTGCGGACCAGCGTGGGACTGGCGTTCATCGGGGCCATCCTGGGTGAGTACCTGGGTTCGATGCGCGGCATGGGGAACATCATCATGGGGGCGCAAAACCTCTTTCAGACCCCCCAGGTCATGGCGGGCCTGGTCCTCACCCTGGGCCTGGCCGGCGCCGTCGATACCATTCTGGCCCATCTGGAGGGGCGCTGGTCGGCATGGCGCCGGGCGCCACAGACATGA